The stretch of DNA ACTATGCAGGCAACACCtaacacctttaacacacaTATCTATTGCCCGGTATAGACAGCATGAGACGAACACGTAACTGCAGAGGTGAAACTAAAGTATAAGCTCGTATAGATGCGATACAGTGTTAGTAATTCTATTTATTCCACAGCTGAGGTTCTGCAGATCCTACGCGTGAATTACAAGAAAGAGACGAACTGTGTAGACCATCATACAGACAAATATATCCACAACAGTTTGGTGGTTCGAAGGGCGGCGACGTTTGATCTCGGGTTGGTTTTCAAGAACCGAAACTACCGGCCAGCTAAGGATGATATTGTGTTGGAGTTTACCATTGGTAAGTAAAATTACGTAAAGCGGGGTAattgtaaaactgtttaagaacatgtagtaagttggggtaagatgggacatgttttcatggggtaaaatggttcacgtttattttttattattcgaTTAAGTAGGAAACAAAGACCAATTAcgaaattatataaccgtatcctcacaactctgaAATATTggcgttaattgtttaaaacatattaaaaaaaatgaaatattacgtGTTAGCGGCATTCATCTTGGCCCACAcgattatatattattattgttgtgtattaaataacaactgcatataaattacaatatattCGTCCAGGTTCGGACCCTACTATTAAAAACGAGACCAAGATCCGAGTTCCCGTCGGCGATTCGTTGCAAGGGAGTAAATGGACCTGTATGAAGATCAACGAAGATGAGGTAACCAAGGAAGTCACTTTACAAGTGAATATTCCACCAGATGCAATCATCGGGCGTTACAAACTAACTGTGGAGGTGGCCACTGAGTTAAAGGATGGCAGGCAGAAGGAGAGGAAAGTGAAACCGGATATTGTGGTTCTGTTCAACCCGTTTAAACCGGGTAAGTCCATCGTGGTAAATGGTATATTGTTGTcgacatttgttttaaatgtgaaagagattttctggcaattgttggttTCTTATCCTAAAGAAACGATGTTTAATTTGCCGTTCGGTGAAACATCATCAGGATTTacggttaagtgtcttgtccaagcaCCCGTATACGCACATCAGTGGTGGCGGCGTAAACCATAGATCGAACCAGTCTCCAGCACTGGTTTACAGGCGTGCGTACTAACCAATGTGTAACGGTACCGAACTGCCACGACTTGTTACATTTATATGGTCCTTGTACAGCGCGAAGAAAAACTTTGTGACagaaatatttagtttaattgtttttgatCATCCACATTTTTGTTCACTAGCCGATCCTGTTTACATGGAATCCTCGGTTGAACGTGAGGAATATGTTCTTAACGACACCGGTCGTATTTATGTTGGTCAATGGTATCGCATCGGTGCCAAAGATTGGTTGTTCGGGCAGTTTGAGGAAGGAATATTAGACATCGCGTTGAAGTTGTTGCGCGAACATACAAACGCGCAGAAGAATGCGACGAAAAGTTTAAAGAAGAGAGCTTCACCTGCCTATTGTAGCAGGCTGTTATCTGCTATGGTGATTGCTTAGATCCAGTTGCACTGTGTTTCTGTGATAAGTctacttaatatatatatatgttggggtaagatgggaaatatTTGCATAACTGTTTAACCGAATCCTCACAAATCTAAGctaaaataacattgttatttgttcaaaacccAGTTAGGAAATATATGAACATtatatccatcttactccacaataatatgacatcataacatgCAGGTCAACTGTAACGATGACAACGGTGTGTTGTGGGGTCGATGGGACGGCAAGTATGAGGAGGGAGTGAAACCAACCACATGGAGCGGCAGTGTTGCTATATTGAAGCAATGGAATCAAACGAAGATGAATCCGGTCAAGTATGGACAATGCTGGGTCTTCTCCGGGTTGCTTACTacaggtatttatattttattaatgtcATTTCATACGGCTATGGTTTCGCTAGATAGTAGTTAGGGACAGCGGGgacataaacataaacatactAATAATCTTCGGTCTTGATATTCACATTCCTGTTCCCATTCGACTGATGTGGTTTCGCTAGATATAGTATATACACAGCGGGAATCTCGTAAGGTTAATCCATTCATGAGCGTCACTATAATTAGATGACGGGGCATTTGGCTACTATTCCcaccaagttttttttcacGAACTTAGCAATCACCGTTTGTTTCTCAGTTCTTCGTGCGCTTGGTATTCCCGCCCGTAGCATCACCAACTTCAACTCCGCCCACGACACCGAATACAACATGACAATCGATAAGTTCTTGACCGAGGATGGCGAAAGCGCTGAGGGAACGGGGGATTCTATTTGGAACTTCCATGTTTGGAATGAAGGATTTTTCCGACGACCAGATCTGCCTAAAGGTGTGTTCCTGCACACTATAAATATTGCGTACAATATATGGTGgggaggggaagatgggacaccttttcattctgttttctcctcacatttggaagtaaacgaagaacatccaaagaattataaatctatatcctcacgattcccatagaccgttgttaattgtttgaaacacgaacaggatatttagatattatgtgataaaggtgtctcgtcttaccTGAGAGtactatatagtggggtggggtaagattgcaTTCCCATGTTTGTTacacgtgtttttaacaacgctcttttgaATCGAGATGATGCggttatataaacatgttttgtgtACTGTCGTTTCAACTAATTTATTCTTCTAAATCGAAGAGATAAAAGTTCAAACATATATGTTACGTTACAATTCATTCGAGTTGCATTGGGCATATTAACCCTGGTATGAACGTGTTGCAGGTTATGACGGTTGGCAAGCTGTTGACGCAACCCCACAGGAGGAGAGTAGTGGCGTGATGCAGTGCGGACCTGCTCCTATCAAAGCCATCAAGAATGGGGAAATATACATTGGATCCGACACTAACTTTGTATTTGCAGAGGTATAGTGGACATTGGGTTGTTGGGTAACCATTTGTGCAGCTGGTACTCGTAAGCTGCTGTAAGAAAACTGTAAGTTTGGTTGATTTGTAAAAACATCACGAAGTGGAATACTGACAGGGTAGAAGAATTCTTGAAAGAAAATTAACcagagtttaaatagaagaatgtaactgtatcacatATTATCATTTAGCTGAGAATACTaggactgtacattttgatatttatttagcttgaaatttaaataaatgtttttttcaaagaaaCTGTAAAACATGATCGAATCTCTATATACTGTCGGGACTAAATGATgaagttttgaatttttggtgggctgggggaagacgggacacctttttattcaattttctcgtctcatttggtagtaaacaaagaatattcaaacaattataaaactttgttctcgtgactcccatagactgttgttaattgtttaaatgtttggtatttgagctaaaggtgttccgtctcccccaccctactacgtAGTTGTGAACATTTTTTTCGACTTTTAGAAAAGAAATCCTTTATATCGTGTACGTTCTTCGCAGGTAAACGCTGATCGTGTGTTCTGGGAAGTAAACGACGAAGGAGAAGTAACAAAGATGGTGAAGAATGATAAACGTCACGTGGGAAGGAACATCAGCACCAAAGCTGTTGGGTCAGATGAACGTGAAGATGTAACGCTTCAATATAAGTTTGCCGAAGGTAAGTTGTTACTGGCGGACCCGTTGAATCTGGTCCTGATCTAATGTTCATAAAGTTGAACGATTCTCGTAACGAAACAACATTCACAATCAAGTGCTTcgaaatatgtaacaaacaaaatcaagtctaactaattgtttaatataggATAGATTTCGCCTGAAATGGCTTCatcagttatttatttaaacgaaaCCAATAAGTTCGACTGGCAAGGTATATCATGTAAATGGAATTGAACAATATACGTTGCCattaaaacaacgaatattcgaaattataaaacacacagGTCCCATTTGAATAAGAGAACAAAATATGCcattttaggcgaaatatagaaacattatGACAAACTAACCACTGGGCTTAATGAACATATTGTACACGAAACGTGGTGTGGGCAGAATAGTGTTAACAGTATatatcaaaattttgtttctataaatTATAAGAATTACATCTTAACTATGATGAAAGGGTTAATTATGCATTGTATTGTAGTTCATTACATGACAGCAACGTTTGTGTTGATATCAT from Ciona intestinalis unplaced genomic scaffold, KH HT000119.2, whole genome shotgun sequence encodes:
- the tgm2 gene encoding transglutiminase (The RefSeq protein has 6 substitutions compared to this genomic sequence), whose protein sequence is MSRFRRRWFVIDAENAEEVNEFLDEHPRFLGEYIDRNPHLLDNYVIDNVDEETIQKWLDKVSGPAPTEVLQILRVNYKKETNCVDHHTDKYIHNSLVVRRATTFDLGLVFKNRNYRPAKDDIVLEFTIGSDPTIKNETKIRVPVGDSLQGSKWTCMKINEDEVTKEVTLQVNIPPDAIIGRYKLTVEVATELKDGRQKERKVKPDIVVLFNPFKPADPVYMESSVEREEYVLNDTGRIYVGQWYRIGAKDWLFGQFEEGILDIALKLLREHTNAQKNATKSLKKRASPAYCSRLLSAMVNCNDDNGVLWGRWDGKYEEGVKPTTWSGSVAILKQWNRTKMNPVKYGQCWVFSGLLTTVLRALGIPARSITNFNSAHDTEYNMTIDKFLTEDGESAEGTGDSIWNFHVWNEGFFRRPDLPKGYDGWQAVDATPQEESSGVMQCGPAPIKAIKNGEIYIGSDTNFVFAEVNADRVFWEVNDEGEVTKMVKNDKRHVGRNISTKAVGSDEREDVTLQYKFAEGSEEERVAFERAYAHGRKAPYHDKFVLEDEGNIKIDINPVGDVINGSDVSISVKVTNAKGVDCDATITTVIHTMLNNEERKRLLKRSRGTRKIAAGKDDVESFKFGFGDYGRHLSDENVIRVTTTVRVKETNKLYVDQYDIQIESPQCLELICADELKVREYQPIRFKITNPLKVAMTSAVFSLQGSGISSGKSFEVPSPIEPGETYTSPEMEVRPYRSSRATTILGDFDCNEIWNIKARKRVAVNF
- the tgm2 gene encoding transglutiminase isoform X1 gives rise to the protein MGNRSTKEEKDAENAEEVNEFLDEHPRFLGEYIDRNPHLLDNYVIDNVDEETIQKWLDKVSGPAPTEVLQILRVNYKKETNCVDHHTDKYIHNSLVVRRAATFDLGLVFKNRNYRPAKDDIVLEFTIGSDPTIKNETKIRVPVGDSLQGSKWTCMKINEDEVTKEVTLQVNIPPDAIIGRYKLTVEVATELKDGRQKERKVKPDIVVLFNPFKPADPVYMESSVEREEYVLNDTGRIYVGQWYRIGAKDWLFGQFEEGILDIALKLLREHTNAQKNATKSLKKRASPAYCSRLLSAMVNCNDDNGVLWGRWDGKYEEGVKPTTWSGSVAILKQWNQTKMNPVKYGQCWVFSGLLTTVLRALGIPARSITNFNSAHDTEYNMTIDKFLTEDGESAEGTGDSIWNFHVWNEGFFRRPDLPKGYDGWQAVDATPQEESSGVMQCGPAPIKAIKNGEIYIGSDTNFVFAEVNADRVFWEVNDEGEVTKMVKNDKRHVGRNISTKAVGSDEREDVTLQYKFAEGSEEERVAFERAYAHGRKAPYHEKFVVEEEGNIKIDINPVGDVINGSDVSISVKVTNAKGVDCDATITTVIHTMLNNEERKRLLKRSRGTRKIAAGKDDVESFKFGFGDYGRHLSDENVIRVTTTVRVKETNKLYVDQYDIQIESPQCLELICADELKVREYQPIRFKITNPLKVAMTSAVFSLQGSGISSGKSFEVPSPIEPGETYTSPEMEVRPYRSSRATTILGDFDCNEIWNIKARKRVSVNF